GTTGTCAAAAGCCCATCCGACACCCTCTAACCGAAAGGACGCAGACAAACGAAGCTTTCGAGACGGGTTGCCATGAATATGCCTGGAATGGCGGACATTATCGATGATCGAAAGATAAAAAAAATACTGGTCATCCAATTCAGACCATTTGGGGACGTGTTACTGGCCACGGGGTATCTGGAGGCGCTTAAAAAAAGGTTTCCCGGGGCGGCCATCGAATTTTTGGTCAAAAAGCCCTTTCACGAGATCTTGCACCGGAATCCTTTTATTTCCAAGGTCATTGCGATCGAGCCCTCATCGGGAATGCGTTATCTGATCGACAGGCTCGGGCTGTTTCGTGACATTCGAAAACAGTGCTACGACCTGATCGTCGACCAGCAGAACGGCACCGGATCCGGACAGGTGGTGCTGTTCAGCAAAGCCGCCTATCGGCTCGGCTGGGCGGACAGCAAATGGCGCTGGTTGTACAATCTGAAGGCAAAACAGGGTCCGGTGAGATACCGCTCGGCGCAGAACTTCGACATGCTTCAGCCGCTGGGCATCGGCGAAAGCCCCCACCGGCTCTACTACCACGTCGAACCGGAATCCATGGCGCATGCAAAAGCATGGCTGGAGCATCGTGGGATAAGCTTGGATCGGTTCATTGTCATTTCGCCCGGCAGTCCCAGAGAAAAGAAGAAATGGCTCGCTGAAAACTTTTCCACGCTCGCCGATAAGCTCGTGACGGCAACGAAAATGCAGGTGGTCTTGTTGTGCGGGCCTAAAGAGTACGGCGATGCCAGGGCCGTCCTGGCGCTATCCCGCCACACCCGCCACCTGGCACTCTCCGTCGATTTCAACCATGCGGCCGCCTTTTTAAAACATTGCCGTCTGCTGATCTGCAACGACGGCGGCCTCAACCATCTGTCGGTTGCCTTGGGAGTGCCCTCCCTGGCTATTTTCGGGAACACGCCGCCCGAGAAATGGTCCCCGCAGGGCTGGTTCCCATACCATTACCACCTGCACCACGCGGACAGAGGGGCGCGATCGGGAAACCATTTCGGCATCACGCCCGAAGAAGCCTGTCAACGGGTGCTGTCGATTCTGGATGAATTGCCGCCGTCCAACACCTTCAACAGCGCCTGCACTTTCTCGAAAACCTGATCCGGCGTGATGTTGAAGGTGTCGTCCTCCAGGTCCCTGTTGTCCATGTCCTTCAAATACACATATTCCCGCCGGTGCCAGGGGCACCATTTCAGGGGGTTCGATTTGGGCCCGAAAATGGATACGGATGGGGTTTTCTGAGAAAAGGCCAGGTGATTCAGTCCACCGTCGTTGCATATCAAAAGTTTGGTGAAATTCAGCAGGGCGCCCGCTTCGTTGAAGGATGTGGGGGGCGAGAGGAGGGCTTTTGTCTGCATGCGGCCGGCGACCTCCTCGGCATACGATTTTTCACCCGGCGCCCAGGGCAGGACGATTTTGAAGTCCGTCTGCCGCTGGATCATGTCACCCAGGGCGGCAAAGCTGCCCGGATTCCATCGTTTGGCCTTGACGGGCGATCCGGCACTGATGGCGATGATATCCGCACCGTTGAGACCGACATCCTGGAGCCATTTCTGAATGTAGTCGAAAGAGGCGGGCCTGATCTTGTACTCTAAATTGTGTTCCCTGAGGTCGATGCCAAGCGGTGCCAGCAGATAGAATTTGTAGATCGAACGGTAGCACACCCGTGCTTGCGGTATCTGGACGTTGTACAGAAAATTCCATCCTTTTTTAATATATCCCAGCCGGTATCTGGCACCGCTGAAAATGATGATCCGGGCCGAGCTGGTGCCTCTCAACTGATCGATAATGAGATCGTACCGGTTTTTTCTGACCCTTGCGGCTGCCGCTATCT
This is a stretch of genomic DNA from Deltaproteobacteria bacterium. It encodes these proteins:
- a CDS encoding glycosyltransferase family 9 protein translates to MFRTFDRLEESQLREIKKILIIQQKPFGDILLNTGYLPELRRHFPDARIDYLIQRPYLTVMEDNPHLDNLVIMEAPRGRGLGYILPQIAAAARVRKNRYDLIIDQLRGTSSARIIIFSGARYRLGYIKKGWNFLYNVQIPQARVCYRSIYKFYLLAPLGIDLREHNLEYKIRPASFDYIQKWLQDVGLNGADIIAISAGSPVKAKRWNPGSFAALGDMIQRQTDFKIVLPWAPGEKSYAEEVAGRMQTKALLSPPTSFNEAGALLNFTKLLICNDGGLNHLAFSQKTPSVSIFGPKSNPLKWCPWHRREYVYLKDMDNRDLEDDTFNITPDQVFEKVQALLKVLDGGNSSRIDSTR
- a CDS encoding glycosyltransferase family 9 protein — its product is MNMPGMADIIDDRKIKKILVIQFRPFGDVLLATGYLEALKKRFPGAAIEFLVKKPFHEILHRNPFISKVIAIEPSSGMRYLIDRLGLFRDIRKQCYDLIVDQQNGTGSGQVVLFSKAAYRLGWADSKWRWLYNLKAKQGPVRYRSAQNFDMLQPLGIGESPHRLYYHVEPESMAHAKAWLEHRGISLDRFIVISPGSPREKKKWLAENFSTLADKLVTATKMQVVLLCGPKEYGDARAVLALSRHTRHLALSVDFNHAAAFLKHCRLLICNDGGLNHLSVALGVPSLAIFGNTPPEKWSPQGWFPYHYHLHHADRGARSGNHFGITPEEACQRVLSILDELPPSNTFNSACTFSKT